From a region of the Pseudothermotoga sp. genome:
- a CDS encoding clostripain-related cysteine peptidase, with the protein MGKYLSYLAVIVLSLFLATCAPTTSPSNGQTDQPNPTNPIDIIADDEIHTVGRISYIDVKVVDSKGSPIPNVGVKFFFQSPRDGNWYAVVDELTKMTTVMTDSNGIAKIAVLPNIQVMNQNFRAYISEPIQIEKYFRVTFKRPNWLFLIWMCADNDPTDPTRDLELPGLVDRSEMLNANQNVSVFAFWDGREKDPQDKILVLDEFGVWKDIYKFSEDFKSGDYYELARWIYVIFSIFESSHRALILWNHGNAWLDNASNTRSFTPQAICYDYTANQNAISTVELRVVLQAYNSVNPPGPRIDLLCMDACLMGSIEVLYELKGLVDYIVASSFSEPGEGFNYNFLKQITSIDGAVDVGRKIIDYYRSSYDGTQKENDGLSLAMYDMSKVQVTANLVSQLGYRC; encoded by the coding sequence ATGGGAAAGTATTTGTCTTATCTTGCTGTGATCGTACTTTCACTTTTTCTTGCAACTTGTGCACCAACGACGAGTCCTTCCAATGGTCAAACTGATCAACCGAATCCGACCAATCCGATCGACATCATCGCAGACGATGAAATCCACACGGTCGGTAGGATAAGCTATATAGACGTCAAGGTCGTGGACAGCAAAGGTTCTCCCATACCGAATGTTGGCGTTAAGTTCTTCTTCCAATCTCCCAGAGATGGAAACTGGTATGCAGTGGTCGACGAGTTGACTAAAATGACCACCGTTATGACCGATTCAAACGGAATAGCGAAAATAGCAGTCCTTCCAAACATACAAGTGATGAATCAAAATTTTCGAGCATACATCTCAGAACCTATTCAAATCGAAAAATATTTTCGAGTGACTTTCAAAAGACCAAATTGGCTGTTCTTGATATGGATGTGCGCAGATAACGATCCGACAGATCCGACAAGAGATCTTGAACTTCCTGGTCTTGTAGACCGTTCAGAAATGTTGAACGCTAATCAAAATGTATCTGTGTTTGCTTTCTGGGATGGCAGGGAAAAAGATCCGCAGGACAAAATACTTGTTCTTGATGAATTTGGAGTGTGGAAAGATATTTATAAATTCAGCGAAGATTTCAAATCTGGCGATTATTACGAATTGGCTCGTTGGATTTATGTAATTTTTTCCATTTTTGAGTCATCTCATCGAGCTTTGATTTTGTGGAACCATGGTAATGCTTGGCTTGACAATGCATCTAATACGAGATCTTTCACACCTCAGGCAATATGTTATGATTATACAGCCAACCAAAATGCAATTTCAACGGTGGAACTTCGTGTGGTTCTTCAAGCTTATAACAGTGTTAATCCTCCAGGTCCTCGCATAGATTTGCTGTGTATGGACGCTTGTTTGATGGGCTCAATCGAGGTGCTTTATGAACTTAAGGGTTTGGTCGATTACATTGTAGCTTCTAGTTTTTCAGAACCTGGTGAAGGTTTCAATTACAACTTTTTAAAACAAATAACCTCGATCGATGGTGCCGTGGATGTTGGAAGAAAAATAATCGATTATTACAGAAGTTCTTACGATGGTACTCAAAAGGAAAACGATGGTCTCAGCTTGGCGATGTACGACATGAGTAAGGTTCAAGTTACAGCCAATTTGGTGAGTCAACTTGGATACAGATGCTAG
- a CDS encoding clostripain-related cysteine peptidase has protein sequence MLVDLNDFAYFIQYIGDSQVQFYAQQLQTVLNQLVIYEYVEKTGYVINNPVSIFMPNRADSVRQYRNDYNMLLFTGENDWPDFLEAWLQTGDVLKHVPSKPSLSGDFLKDVSLNEIFSLMQ, from the coding sequence ATGCTAGTAGACCTCAACGACTTTGCATATTTTATACAGTACATAGGCGATAGTCAAGTTCAATTCTATGCTCAACAGCTTCAAACCGTTCTCAACCAACTTGTGATCTATGAATATGTTGAGAAAACAGGATATGTAATTAACAATCCTGTGAGCATATTCATGCCTAACCGAGCTGACTCAGTTAGACAATATAGAAATGATTACAACATGCTTTTATTCACTGGAGAAAATGACTGGCCCGATTTTCTTGAAGCTTGGCTTCAAACAGGTGATGTTTTGAAACACGTACCATCCAAGCCTTCACTGAGTGGCGATTTTTTGAAAGATGTGTCGTTGAACGAAATCTTTTCGTTGATGCAATGA
- a CDS encoding prepilin-type N-terminal cleavage/methylation domain-containing protein yields MNGFTLVEVIITLIIFLIVSAVVVVLLSSVYRQSMITYDRISVQDELAQIDALIRKELLKAGPTIEGLSVLQDSIEFYAVVPFSKPFYGTYASATKLKYKLTFSQGKLELEISDGASYTRRTTLGLLQKVEFERRAGDPPNVIRYTLEKKNLTLPYRLTSSVVLYNLK; encoded by the coding sequence ATGAATGGATTCACATTGGTAGAGGTCATCATCACACTGATCATTTTTCTCATAGTTTCGGCCGTGGTCGTTGTGTTGTTGAGCAGTGTCTATAGACAATCCATGATCACTTACGATAGAATCAGTGTGCAAGATGAATTAGCTCAGATAGATGCTCTGATACGCAAAGAACTGTTGAAAGCTGGACCAACCATCGAAGGACTCAGTGTTTTGCAAGATTCTATTGAATTTTACGCCGTTGTGCCTTTCTCAAAACCTTTCTATGGAACTTACGCTTCGGCCACGAAGCTCAAATACAAATTGACCTTCTCTCAAGGTAAGCTTGAACTTGAAATCAGTGATGGTGCAAGTTACACAAGAAGAACCACGCTCGGGCTGCTTCAAAAAGTCGAATTTGAAAGGCGCGCTGGTGATCCTCCAAACGTGATTCGATACACCCTCGAGAAAAAGAATCTGACTTTACCTTATCGATTGACATCGTCTGTGGTGCTGTACAACTTGAAGTGA
- a CDS encoding DUF4900 domain-containing protein — protein MKKGYVLIFTLVLLTTVSLFTVALLTNLSVYAKRTAFESNKNLVHLQAQNLLQLSIAFIKPNFNGVGGVTLNWTNARLSGNVTWWDTFKKTLLSQSDGDFWRNFFQRVDENRYFNLHSISKFNETINLHGLSGTTIVVPITGTYQVGSNPYSVLLVSRAVRGKIEAYALAVLAVDFLNKYAYFTEKEIRPSGQKIYFITRDVIDGPMRSNDVIHIWGNPIFRSTVEVKDVETVSGSPTFHFGWRRLNQEDIQAYNMTMIKNAYSNDLEALVKPVNDFLNSAVETGIKLNLKGKTIRVGSNDRTAQKLIVEFKSAQGQGSDHFIKVWVQYTQGNNTGTDALFTLKPNPSGTGTRMVIHGESARRWLDLASGPDDKEVNFSGILMSDLTVAVQNNSNSDKPMYVDGRYTIYSKENVEIYDHIVYEDFRHLFPHNTIDSIIVNDNLINQMKNATRTDFLNIVADKYILVKEKQSNLKITASLYSFDESFMVERYNEGSPVGQLTIFGSLMQYYRGPVGTFSGGTIQTGYYKNYIYDYKILEGMSAIGTPAKRGEVVLLTVRGVF, from the coding sequence TTGAAAAAAGGTTATGTTTTGATCTTCACGTTGGTTTTACTGACCACAGTTTCGCTATTCACCGTTGCTCTTTTGACGAACCTATCGGTTTACGCGAAAAGAACAGCTTTCGAAAGCAACAAAAATCTTGTCCATCTTCAAGCTCAGAATCTTCTTCAGTTGTCGATCGCTTTCATCAAACCAAACTTCAATGGTGTGGGAGGTGTGACACTCAACTGGACGAACGCACGTTTGAGTGGGAACGTAACTTGGTGGGACACATTCAAGAAAACTCTACTGAGTCAATCGGACGGAGATTTCTGGAGAAACTTTTTCCAACGTGTGGATGAAAACAGATACTTCAACTTACACTCAATTTCGAAGTTCAACGAGACGATAAACCTTCATGGCCTGTCAGGTACGACGATCGTTGTACCGATCACTGGGACTTACCAGGTTGGTAGCAATCCCTATTCGGTGCTGTTGGTGAGCAGGGCTGTCAGAGGAAAAATCGAAGCTTACGCACTCGCAGTCTTGGCCGTGGACTTTCTCAACAAGTACGCTTACTTCACCGAAAAAGAAATCCGACCGAGTGGTCAAAAAATATATTTCATCACTCGCGATGTCATAGATGGTCCAATGAGATCTAACGACGTGATACACATTTGGGGAAACCCTATATTCAGATCAACGGTTGAAGTCAAAGATGTTGAGACTGTTTCTGGAAGTCCGACGTTCCATTTTGGTTGGCGTCGGCTCAATCAAGAAGATATACAGGCGTACAACATGACTATGATCAAGAATGCTTATTCGAACGACCTTGAAGCGCTAGTAAAACCAGTGAATGACTTTTTGAACAGCGCGGTAGAAACGGGTATAAAACTAAACTTGAAGGGAAAGACGATAAGAGTTGGAAGCAACGATAGAACTGCCCAGAAGTTGATAGTCGAATTTAAAAGTGCACAGGGTCAAGGTAGCGATCATTTCATCAAAGTCTGGGTTCAATACACTCAAGGAAATAATACAGGAACTGATGCACTTTTCACCTTAAAACCAAACCCCAGCGGAACTGGAACTCGCATGGTCATTCACGGTGAAAGCGCCAGAAGGTGGCTCGATTTAGCCAGCGGTCCAGATGATAAGGAAGTGAATTTCAGTGGTATTTTGATGTCCGATCTGACCGTCGCTGTGCAGAACAATTCCAACAGTGACAAGCCCATGTACGTTGATGGAAGGTACACGATATATTCGAAAGAAAATGTTGAAATCTACGATCACATCGTGTATGAAGATTTTCGCCATCTTTTTCCACACAACACCATCGATAGCATAATCGTGAACGACAATCTCATCAATCAAATGAAGAATGCTACCAGAACAGATTTTTTGAACATCGTTGCGGACAAGTATATCTTGGTTAAAGAGAAGCAAAGTAATCTCAAGATTACAGCGAGTCTTTACTCGTTCGATGAGAGCTTCATGGTGGAAAGATACAACGAAGGGTCTCCTGTGGGACAACTAACGATCTTTGGTTCGTTGATGCAGTACTATCGTGGACCAGTGGGGACTTTCAGTGGTGGAACCATACAAACAGGATACTACAAAAACTACATTTATGACTACAAAATCTTGGAAGGTATGAGCGCCATAGGAACACCTGCCAAGCGAGGAGAAGTGGTCCTGCTGACTGTCAGGGGAGTGTTTTGA